From Trichocoleus sp. FACHB-46, one genomic window encodes:
- the yqeK gene encoding bis(5'-nucleosyl)-tetraphosphatase (symmetrical) YqeK — protein sequence MQVKPSSSLGNRPSNHSSNASGPPPPGIDYQPGIVERERVLSWLAENVPDARLKHILRVEQTAVELAQHHGLDVERAAQAGLMHDLAKYFKPQRLLEMAEAEGLEIDPVEAAHPHLLHAPASAIVARDEFGIEDEEVLQAICDHTLGRPGMGLLSCVVFLADSLEPGRGENPELEALRQSSLQDLHQAVYLTCDYSLKYFLNTHRLIHPRTVLTRNWFLKRSHPTNSVITQGIEN from the coding sequence TTGCAGGTCAAACCATCTTCTAGTTTGGGCAATCGTCCTTCTAATCACTCTTCAAATGCTTCTGGCCCTCCCCCTCCTGGCATTGACTATCAGCCAGGTATAGTAGAACGCGAACGGGTGTTGAGTTGGCTAGCAGAAAATGTGCCTGACGCGCGGCTCAAGCATATTTTGAGAGTGGAGCAAACTGCTGTAGAGCTAGCTCAGCATCATGGTTTAGATGTAGAGAGAGCAGCCCAGGCAGGCTTGATGCATGATCTCGCAAAGTATTTCAAGCCCCAACGTCTCCTAGAAATGGCTGAAGCTGAGGGTTTAGAGATAGACCCTGTAGAAGCGGCCCATCCTCACTTACTTCATGCACCCGCAAGTGCCATTGTAGCTAGAGATGAGTTTGGGATTGAGGACGAAGAAGTCTTGCAAGCTATCTGTGACCACACATTAGGTAGACCTGGAATGGGTTTATTGAGTTGTGTTGTTTTTTTAGCAGATAGTTTAGAGCCAGGACGAGGAGAGAATCCTGAATTAGAGGCCTTGCGACAAAGCAGTTTGCAGGATTTACACCAAGCAGTTTACTTAACTTGTGACTATTCTTTGAAGTATTTTCTCAATACCCATCGGCTAATTCATCCTCGAACTGTTCTCACGCGCAATTGGTTCTTGAAACGATCGCATCCTACGAATTCTGTTATTACACAAGGAATTGAGAACTAA
- the glnA gene encoding type I glutamate--ammonia ligase: MATAQDILNLIKEKQIKMIDLKFIDMPGTWQHLTVYHDQIDESSFTDGVPFDGSSIRGWKAINESDMSMVLDPNTAWIDPFMAEPTLSIICSIQEPRTGEPYSRCPRTIAQKAVDYLTSTGLGDTAYLGPEAEFFVFEDVRFDQTENEGYYHVDSVEGRWNSGRKEEGGNLGYKPRYKEGYFPVAPTDTLQDIRTEMLLVMAECGVPIEKHHHEVATGGQCELGFRFDTLVRAADHLMTYKYVIKNVAKRHGKTVTFMPKPLFNDNGSGMHTHQSIWKGGQPLFWGDGYANLSQMALHYIGGILKHAPALLALTNPTTNSYKRLVPGFEAPVNLAYSQGNRSASIRIPLSGTNPKAKRLEFRCPDATSNPYLAFAAMLCAGIDGIKNQIDPGEPLDVDIYDLSPEELSKIPSTPGSLLDALKALEEDHEFLTVGGVFTEDFINTWIEYKLDNEVNPMRLRPHPYEFALYYDV, encoded by the coding sequence ATGGCGACTGCACAAGACATCTTGAATCTGATCAAAGAAAAACAGATCAAGATGATTGATCTTAAATTCATTGACATGCCCGGAACCTGGCAGCACCTCACGGTCTATCATGACCAAATCGATGAGAGCAGCTTCACCGACGGGGTGCCCTTCGACGGTTCCAGCATCCGGGGCTGGAAAGCCATCAATGAATCAGACATGTCAATGGTGCTCGATCCAAACACCGCTTGGATTGATCCGTTCATGGCTGAGCCTACTCTCAGCATTATTTGCAGCATCCAAGAGCCTAGAACGGGTGAGCCTTACAGCCGTTGTCCGCGCACCATTGCTCAAAAAGCAGTCGATTACCTCACCTCCACGGGCCTTGGTGACACCGCTTATTTAGGTCCTGAAGCAGAATTTTTCGTCTTTGAAGATGTACGGTTTGACCAAACCGAGAACGAAGGCTACTACCATGTGGATTCGGTAGAAGGTCGCTGGAACTCTGGTCGCAAAGAAGAAGGCGGCAACTTGGGCTACAAGCCTCGCTACAAAGAAGGCTATTTCCCCGTTGCGCCCACCGACACGCTGCAAGACATCCGGACCGAAATGCTGTTGGTGATGGCTGAGTGCGGCGTGCCCATCGAGAAGCATCACCATGAAGTTGCTACGGGCGGTCAGTGCGAACTGGGCTTCCGCTTCGACACTTTGGTTCGCGCCGCAGACCACTTGATGACCTACAAATATGTGATCAAGAACGTCGCCAAGCGTCACGGTAAAACCGTTACTTTCATGCCTAAGCCTTTGTTTAACGACAACGGTTCTGGTATGCACACTCACCAATCCATTTGGAAAGGTGGTCAGCCTCTATTCTGGGGTGATGGCTACGCCAACCTGAGCCAGATGGCTCTCCACTACATTGGTGGCATCCTCAAGCATGCTCCTGCTCTGTTGGCTCTCACCAACCCCACCACTAACTCCTACAAGCGTTTGGTGCCTGGATTTGAAGCGCCTGTAAACTTGGCTTACTCCCAAGGTAACCGCTCTGCTTCTATCCGGATTCCGCTGTCTGGCACTAACCCCAAAGCGAAGCGCTTGGAGTTCCGTTGCCCTGATGCGACTTCTAACCCCTACCTCGCTTTCGCAGCCATGCTCTGTGCGGGTATCGATGGAATTAAGAATCAAATCGATCCGGGTGAGCCTTTGGATGTGGATATCTACGACCTCAGCCCTGAAGAGCTGTCGAAGATTCCTTCCACCCCTGGCTCTCTGCTCGATGCCCTAAAGGCTCTGGAAGAAGACCATGAGTTCTTGACTGTGGGTGGTGTCTTCACCGAAGACTTTATCAATACCTGGATTGAGTACAAGCTCGACAACGAAGTCAACCCCATGCGGTTACGGCCTCACCCCTACGAGTTCGCGCTCTACTACGATGTCTAA
- a CDS encoding TlyA family RNA methyltransferase, with amino-acid sequence MAKQRLDTLLVDLKLCDSRQQAQRLIRAGEVRVNQQVVDKPGTEIDPTAQIAVKQRSPYVSRGGEKLAKALEAFPIEITGRVCLDGGISTGGFTDCLLQSGAQKVYGIDVGYGQVAWTLRQDPRVVLRERTNLRHLKPEELYEQSQPDADLGVADVSFISLTKVLPALWQLLKEPREAILLVKPQFEVGRSRVGKNGVVRDPKDQAEAIAQVIQTAQALGWHYQGLTWSPLQGPAGNIEYLLWLSMSASTPIPDLGAIVQITKAAQQELTGMKDEG; translated from the coding sequence TTGGCTAAGCAACGACTCGATACCTTACTTGTAGACCTAAAACTCTGTGACTCTCGACAGCAGGCCCAGCGCTTGATTCGGGCAGGAGAAGTCAGAGTGAACCAGCAGGTCGTGGATAAACCGGGTACCGAGATTGACCCTACGGCTCAGATTGCTGTGAAGCAGCGATCGCCCTACGTGTCTAGAGGCGGCGAAAAACTAGCCAAAGCCCTAGAAGCGTTTCCCATTGAAATCACTGGTCGTGTCTGCTTAGATGGCGGTATTTCTACAGGCGGCTTTACCGATTGTCTGTTGCAGTCAGGAGCGCAGAAAGTGTACGGCATTGATGTTGGCTATGGGCAAGTAGCCTGGACCTTGCGCCAAGACCCCCGTGTGGTCCTCCGAGAGCGCACCAATCTCAGGCACTTAAAACCAGAAGAGCTATACGAGCAAAGTCAGCCTGACGCAGATCTCGGAGTCGCCGATGTCTCCTTTATCTCCTTAACGAAAGTATTACCCGCCCTGTGGCAATTGCTCAAAGAACCGCGAGAGGCAATTTTGCTTGTGAAGCCACAATTTGAAGTGGGGCGATCGCGCGTTGGTAAGAACGGCGTAGTCCGCGACCCCAAAGACCAAGCGGAAGCGATCGCCCAAGTCATCCAAACTGCCCAAGCCCTCGGTTGGCACTACCAAGGCTTAACTTGGTCCCCCCTACAAGGCCCAGCCGGAAACATCGAATACCTTTTATGGCTAAGTATGAGTGCATCCACTCCTATTCCAGATCTAGGCGCGATCGTCCAGATCACTAAAGCGGCTCAGCAAGAACTTACAGGAATGAAGGATGAGGGATGA
- a CDS encoding CGLD27 family protein, with protein MDISTPICPVPSEQQPLNEYQDLKESWFFRWATLPLQTYFTTMLWIWVCSWVVVGPVATYSFSWVKHPVQFALSGAAGASLMVALPLLRLYLGWSYIRDRLLNETVFYEESGWYDGQYWPKPPEVLTRDRLIVSYEIQPVLRRLQRSFGGLIALFCCGGIVWQYL; from the coding sequence ATGGATATTTCTACCCCTATTTGTCCCGTTCCTTCTGAGCAGCAACCGCTCAACGAATACCAAGACTTGAAGGAGTCTTGGTTTTTCCGTTGGGCTACGTTACCTCTGCAAACTTACTTCACCACAATGCTCTGGATTTGGGTTTGCAGTTGGGTTGTGGTTGGGCCAGTAGCAACCTACAGCTTTTCCTGGGTGAAGCATCCAGTGCAGTTTGCGCTCAGCGGTGCAGCAGGGGCCAGCTTGATGGTGGCGCTGCCTTTACTCCGCCTATATTTGGGCTGGAGTTATATTCGCGATCGCCTCCTCAACGAAACTGTCTTCTACGAAGAATCTGGTTGGTATGACGGTCAATATTGGCCCAAGCCGCCGGAAGTGCTGACGCGCGATCGCTTAATTGTCAGCTACGAAATTCAACCGGTTTTACGGCGTTTACAGCGCAGCTTCGGAGGTCTCATCGCGCTTTTCTGTTGTGGTGGCATTGTTTGGCAATACCTCTAA
- a CDS encoding 7-carboxy-7-deazaguanine synthase QueE — MTADTATARLVEVFSAIQGEGLNVGTRQLFIRFAFCDLRCYFCDSAHTWTAPATCQIERSPGLRDFETHPNPVSLPTLLDWVQRQNQPGLHDSISLTGGEPLLHAAFLAEFLPQVRQQTGLPIYLESGGHRPEQLAMILPYLDAVGMDVKLPSVSGETLWQTHAEFLQRCHDASVEVFVKAIASQATKLEDLEQTAELVAAVDPAIPVFLQPVTPLDAAHSLGHDFSPPTPDQVLTWQTLMKRYLKQVRVVPQTHKMLGQL, encoded by the coding sequence ATGACCGCTGACACCGCCACAGCTCGCTTGGTTGAAGTCTTTTCAGCTATCCAAGGCGAAGGACTAAATGTAGGCACGCGCCAACTTTTTATTCGGTTTGCCTTCTGCGATTTACGTTGCTACTTCTGTGATAGCGCTCATACCTGGACGGCCCCTGCTACTTGTCAAATTGAGCGATCGCCTGGACTACGAGATTTTGAGACGCATCCCAATCCAGTGTCTTTACCCACTTTATTAGACTGGGTGCAGCGGCAAAATCAGCCAGGACTACACGACAGCATTAGCCTAACTGGAGGCGAACCTCTGCTGCACGCAGCATTTCTAGCCGAATTTTTACCTCAAGTGCGTCAGCAAACAGGACTGCCCATTTATCTCGAAAGTGGCGGGCATCGCCCTGAACAGTTGGCAATGATTTTGCCGTATCTAGATGCGGTGGGCATGGATGTGAAGCTACCTAGCGTCAGTGGTGAGACTTTGTGGCAAACTCATGCCGAGTTTCTCCAACGCTGTCATGATGCCTCGGTAGAAGTGTTTGTCAAGGCGATCGCCTCCCAAGCCACCAAACTAGAAGATTTAGAGCAGACGGCTGAATTAGTAGCTGCGGTGGATCCAGCGATTCCAGTCTTTCTTCAACCTGTAACTCCCCTAGATGCTGCTCACTCCCTGGGTCATGATTTTTCGCCACCCACTCCCGATCAAGTTCTGACCTGGCAAACTCTGATGAAGCGCTATTTAAAGCAAGTTCGGGTTGTCCCCCAAACTCATAAAATGTTGGGCCAACTGTAA
- a CDS encoding glycosyltransferase family 4 protein — translation MRILIYSYNYHPEPIGIAPLMTELAEGLVQRGHEVRVVTGMPNYPQRRIYDEYQGKWYVTEEKNGVTIQRSFVWVKPKPGLLDRILLDGSFVLTSFLQAMRGWRPDVILLTVPPLPVSVPAALLGWIRRCPVVLNLQDILPDAAVHVGLLKSKTMIRVFSALEKFAYRTATKISVITEGFVDNLTAKGVDPDKMVCIPNWVDVNFIRPLPKENNAFRVAHKLENKFVVLYSGNIALTQGLETVVEAATRLRHIPEIAVVIVGEEKALQGLRNYCQSRGADNVLLLPFAPREKLPEMLAASDIGLIVQKSNVISFNMPSKTQVLLASGRPIIASVPDTGTAARAVQQSGGGVVVEPESPEALAAAILELHANPAKAQLLGQKGRQFAVERYAFDQALNQYEALFKTVAANASNKRPVLPELVTEKSLVDL, via the coding sequence ATGCGAATTCTAATTTATTCCTATAATTACCATCCAGAGCCAATCGGGATTGCCCCCTTAATGACCGAATTGGCAGAAGGATTGGTGCAACGAGGCCACGAAGTTCGCGTCGTCACTGGCATGCCCAACTACCCCCAACGTCGCATTTACGACGAATATCAAGGGAAGTGGTATGTCACTGAAGAAAAAAACGGAGTTACAATCCAACGCAGTTTTGTTTGGGTGAAGCCAAAGCCTGGTTTACTCGATCGCATTCTCCTAGATGGCAGCTTTGTCTTGACCAGCTTCCTGCAAGCCATGCGCGGTTGGCGGCCTGATGTCATCTTGCTCACGGTTCCACCTTTACCCGTTAGTGTTCCTGCTGCGCTACTCGGCTGGATACGACGCTGCCCAGTGGTACTGAATCTACAAGATATTTTGCCGGATGCAGCGGTGCATGTCGGGCTGTTGAAGAGTAAGACCATGATTCGTGTCTTCTCAGCCCTAGAAAAATTTGCTTATCGCACCGCCACCAAAATCAGCGTGATTACGGAGGGGTTCGTGGATAACCTCACCGCGAAGGGAGTTGATCCAGACAAGATGGTCTGCATTCCCAACTGGGTGGATGTCAACTTCATCCGACCCCTGCCTAAAGAAAACAATGCCTTTCGAGTCGCCCATAAACTCGAAAACAAGTTCGTCGTCCTCTACTCTGGCAATATCGCGCTGACCCAAGGACTAGAAACAGTCGTTGAAGCCGCTACCCGCCTACGCCACATTCCCGAAATCGCTGTAGTGATTGTAGGTGAGGAAAAAGCGCTGCAAGGCTTGCGAAACTACTGCCAATCTCGAGGGGCAGATAATGTACTGCTCTTGCCTTTTGCACCACGAGAGAAATTGCCGGAAATGCTCGCCGCCTCTGACATTGGCTTGATTGTGCAAAAGAGCAATGTGATCTCTTTCAATATGCCATCCAAAACCCAGGTGCTATTGGCGAGTGGTCGCCCCATTATTGCCTCCGTTCCTGACACTGGAACGGCTGCTAGAGCAGTCCAGCAAAGCGGGGGAGGTGTTGTAGTTGAGCCAGAAAGTCCTGAAGCACTGGCCGCCGCCATCTTGGAACTGCACGCCAATCCTGCTAAAGCCCAACTGCTGGGCCAGAAAGGTAGACAGTTTGCGGTTGAGCGCTATGCCTTTGACCAAGCACTTAACCAGTATGAAGCTCTGTTTAAGACAGTGGCAGCAAACGCTTCTAATAAGCGTCCTGTTTTACCAGAACTCGTGACTGAAAAATCCTTGGTCGATCTCTAA
- the rsfS gene encoding ribosome silencing factor, translating into MTDFKVRSYPAVATSSQPADVAKQDTSKQLALMVAEAADDRKGADIVILKVSEVSYLADYFVLVTGFSSVQVRAIARSIEDKVEEESQRFPLRTEGQGDGTWMVQDYGDVIAHIFMPEQREFYNLEAFWGHAEKIEFSTLAKD; encoded by the coding sequence ATGACCGATTTCAAAGTACGTTCTTACCCAGCGGTTGCTACTTCATCTCAACCGGCTGATGTGGCGAAGCAAGATACCAGTAAGCAATTGGCTTTGATGGTTGCTGAAGCTGCCGACGATCGCAAGGGAGCTGACATTGTCATCCTCAAAGTCTCTGAGGTTTCCTACTTAGCAGATTATTTTGTCCTAGTCACAGGTTTCTCCAGCGTCCAAGTGCGGGCGATCGCACGCTCCATTGAGGACAAGGTAGAGGAAGAATCCCAACGCTTCCCACTCCGCACAGAAGGCCAAGGCGATGGTACCTGGATGGTGCAAGACTACGGCGATGTTATTGCTCACATCTTTATGCCAGAGCAGCGAGAATTTTATAATCTTGAAGCGTTTTGGGGCCATGCGGAAAAAATTGAATTTTCCACGTTGGCAAAGGATTAG
- a CDS encoding GTP-binding protein, which produces MSHPPSSQPNAPNNAQSASSSARSTPQESHFSRARASLREILARHTHRLRQFKLPNNLELQAALQTELESLAATLNKLDQGVIRIATFGLVSRGKSAVLNALLGQKVLQTGPLNGVTQWPRSVRWVPNADSKVQVELIDTPGLDEVQGQARAKMARDVARQADLILFVVSGDITQTEYQALCELRDAQKPLLLVFNKIDLYPDRDRQAIYKNLQQLGANTKDSRRLQQLLSTEEIVMVAAEPAPLQVRVEWPDGRITYEWESPPPQIEPLQDKLLTLLNREGRSLLALNALRQAREAETKIAQTTIELCSPEAEALIWKFTRYKAMAIALNPIAFLDLAGGVVADLALIRELARLYGLPMTRYEAGKLWKTILLSSGSLLLSELGSGVLLGLGKSTVAIASGENPANFSAYAGVAVVQAAAAGYGAYAIGRAAQVYLEQGCTWGPQGPNTVIQDILSQIEPNTIVYRLRQEIGEFLG; this is translated from the coding sequence TTGAGTCATCCTCCCTCCTCTCAACCTAACGCCCCTAACAACGCTCAGTCTGCTTCCAGTTCGGCCCGTTCTACTCCACAAGAATCTCATTTCAGTCGAGCTAGAGCCAGCCTACGGGAAATCTTGGCACGGCATACCCACCGTTTGCGGCAATTTAAGCTGCCTAACAATTTAGAGTTACAAGCGGCTTTGCAAACAGAGCTAGAGAGCTTAGCTGCCACCCTGAATAAGCTGGACCAAGGAGTGATCCGGATTGCCACCTTTGGGTTGGTAAGTCGCGGGAAGTCAGCCGTATTGAATGCTCTGTTAGGCCAAAAAGTTTTGCAAACGGGTCCGCTGAATGGGGTTACGCAATGGCCCCGCTCGGTGCGTTGGGTGCCGAATGCAGACAGCAAGGTGCAAGTCGAATTAATTGACACGCCTGGCTTGGATGAGGTGCAAGGACAGGCTCGGGCCAAAATGGCTCGCGATGTGGCGCGCCAAGCAGATCTGATTTTGTTCGTGGTCTCTGGCGATATTACCCAGACTGAGTATCAAGCGTTGTGCGAACTCCGGGATGCTCAAAAACCGCTGCTTTTGGTGTTCAACAAAATTGATCTGTATCCCGATCGCGATCGCCAAGCGATTTATAAAAACCTACAACAACTAGGAGCGAACACCAAAGACAGCCGACGCCTCCAGCAATTGCTCTCGACTGAGGAGATTGTCATGGTGGCGGCTGAGCCTGCCCCGTTGCAAGTGCGGGTAGAGTGGCCCGATGGTCGTATCACCTATGAGTGGGAATCGCCCCCACCCCAGATTGAGCCGTTGCAAGACAAGCTGCTGACGTTGTTGAACCGGGAAGGGCGATCGCTCCTAGCATTGAATGCCCTGCGGCAAGCGCGGGAAGCCGAAACCAAAATTGCCCAAACGACCATTGAGCTATGCAGTCCGGAAGCGGAGGCATTGATCTGGAAGTTCACTCGCTATAAAGCAATGGCAATCGCCTTAAATCCAATCGCGTTTTTGGATTTAGCGGGGGGTGTGGTGGCGGATTTAGCGCTAATTCGAGAGTTGGCGCGGCTCTATGGCCTACCGATGACTCGCTATGAAGCTGGGAAGCTTTGGAAAACTATTTTGCTTAGTTCTGGCAGTTTGCTGCTCAGTGAGTTGGGCAGTGGCGTTTTGTTGGGTTTAGGCAAGAGTACGGTGGCGATCGCTTCGGGTGAGAACCCAGCCAACTTTTCTGCTTATGCTGGGGTAGCTGTGGTGCAAGCAGCGGCAGCAGGGTATGGAGCTTACGCGATCGGGCGGGCGGCTCAGGTGTATTTGGAGCAAGGTTGTACTTGGGGACCACAAGGGCCAAATACGGTGATTCAAGATATTTTGAGCCAAATTGAGCCGAACACGATTGTTTATCGCTTGCGGCAGGAGATTGGGGAGTTTTTGGGGTAG
- the apcB gene encoding allophycocyanin subunit beta, whose product MRDAVTSLIRNYDITGRYLDRDALDSLKSYFGSGTARVQAAAVINANAATIVKQAGSRLFDELPELIRPGGNAYTTRRYAACLRDMDYYLRYASYALVAGDMDVLDERVLEGLRETYNSLGVPIGPTVRGIQLMKDIVKEQATAAGIADPAFVDQPFDYMTRELSEQDV is encoded by the coding sequence ATGCGGGACGCAGTGACAAGCCTGATTAGAAACTACGACATTACGGGCCGATATCTTGATCGGGACGCCCTTGACTCACTGAAATCCTACTTTGGCAGTGGCACAGCTAGAGTTCAGGCTGCAGCGGTCATTAATGCGAATGCTGCCACCATCGTCAAGCAAGCAGGATCGCGCCTGTTTGACGAACTTCCAGAATTGATTCGTCCTGGTGGTAATGCTTATACCACTCGTCGCTATGCCGCCTGCCTGCGGGATATGGACTACTACCTGCGCTATGCCAGCTATGCTCTGGTCGCAGGAGATATGGACGTTTTGGATGAGCGAGTTTTGGAAGGTCTACGGGAAACCTACAACTCTCTAGGAGTTCCCATCGGCCCCACAGTGCGTGGCATCCAATTAATGAAGGACATTGTCAAAGAGCAAGCAACCGCCGCTGGTATTGCTGATCCTGCCTTTGTGGATCAACCCTTTGACTACATGACTCGCGAACTCAGTGAACAGGACGTTTAA
- a CDS encoding DUF697 domain-containing protein — protein sequence MTVLWRRPVLVGGVGLTFGLWFLESMAHSLAEVSGLVTLGAIAAGTGLWFLQKPNAQIAPISAPASPVSRLQVEQSLTEVEDRIQRLQAEVATLDKVRPETIARIPTLKAQLQALTPELERQALRVAVVGGQAVGKTSLVHVLQAQGLSLPPSVSWQDLPALLAAETSTLDADTIAEAQTADAVIFVVVGDLTASELQVVQQLATANQRLLLVLNKQDQYLPTERSLVLKQLQTRTQDYLSSADVVVIAAVPSPLKVRQHQADGSVQEWMEQPQPEINLLSERLQQLLTQESQQLVWATTWRSAIALKAEVQAVLNQVRRDRALPLIEQYQWIAAATAFASPVPALDLLAASAINAQLVLDLSAIYQQKFSLQQAQTIAKTMAGLLLKLGLVELSTQAIGTVLKSHAITYVAGGAVQGASAAYLTRLAGLSLSEYFEEQSASIRSEAENPLSLDRLTQVLKTVFQQNQQVSLFQALVKQVTERFTPNPSPQPQPQLQLIAATEPALPLASIPLPNLQLASHELELVEENRSAVSLSSTSLESSSLLST from the coding sequence ATGACTGTCCTGTGGCGGCGACCTGTTTTAGTCGGGGGAGTAGGGCTTACCTTTGGGCTGTGGTTTCTAGAGAGTATGGCGCACTCGTTGGCAGAGGTCAGCGGTTTAGTCACCCTAGGAGCGATCGCAGCAGGGACAGGTCTTTGGTTTCTTCAGAAACCTAACGCTCAAATTGCTCCCATTTCTGCTCCAGCGTCTCCTGTGAGCCGTCTACAGGTTGAGCAAAGCCTCACGGAAGTTGAAGACAGAATTCAGCGGTTACAAGCTGAAGTAGCCACCTTAGACAAGGTGCGCCCGGAAACCATTGCCCGGATTCCAACCCTAAAAGCGCAGCTTCAAGCCTTAACTCCGGAATTAGAGCGGCAGGCACTTCGAGTTGCCGTGGTGGGGGGACAAGCGGTGGGCAAAACTTCTTTGGTTCACGTCCTGCAAGCACAAGGATTGTCTTTACCGCCATCTGTTTCTTGGCAAGATTTACCTGCCCTGCTCGCAGCAGAAACTTCCACCCTCGATGCCGATACGATCGCTGAGGCGCAAACCGCAGACGCAGTTATCTTTGTGGTGGTAGGAGACTTGACTGCGTCAGAGTTGCAGGTGGTGCAACAACTGGCTACAGCTAATCAGCGCTTACTTCTAGTTCTGAATAAGCAAGATCAGTATTTACCCACTGAGCGATCGCTGGTGCTCAAGCAACTGCAAACGCGCACTCAAGATTATTTAAGTAGTGCCGATGTAGTCGTGATCGCGGCAGTTCCTAGCCCTTTGAAAGTGCGCCAACACCAAGCCGATGGGTCAGTGCAGGAATGGATGGAACAGCCCCAACCCGAAATCAATCTACTCTCCGAGCGGTTGCAGCAGTTGTTAACTCAGGAGAGTCAGCAATTGGTTTGGGCAACCACTTGGCGGAGCGCGATCGCTTTGAAGGCTGAGGTGCAGGCAGTTCTAAATCAGGTTCGCCGCGATCGGGCCTTGCCGCTGATTGAGCAATACCAATGGATCGCCGCAGCCACGGCTTTTGCCAGCCCAGTCCCCGCTCTAGATCTCTTAGCCGCCAGCGCCATTAATGCTCAGCTAGTCCTAGACCTGAGTGCCATTTATCAGCAAAAGTTTTCCTTACAACAGGCGCAGACCATTGCTAAGACAATGGCTGGTTTGCTGCTGAAATTAGGGTTAGTAGAGCTGTCTACCCAGGCGATCGGTACCGTGCTCAAGAGCCATGCCATTACCTATGTGGCAGGTGGGGCTGTGCAAGGTGCTAGTGCTGCTTATTTAACTCGCTTGGCTGGATTGAGTTTGAGTGAATATTTTGAGGAACAAAGTGCCTCGATTCGCTCAGAGGCGGAAAATCCCCTCAGTCTCGATCGCCTCACTCAAGTTCTCAAAACCGTATTCCAGCAAAACCAGCAAGTGAGTCTCTTCCAAGCTCTAGTGAAGCAGGTGACAGAGCGCTTTACTCCCAATCCCTCTCCTCAGCCACAACCTCAATTGCAATTAATCGCTGCTACAGAGCCAGCCTTACCATTGGCATCTATCCCGTTGCCAAACCTACAGCTAGCTAGCCACGAATTGGAGCTAGTAGAGGAGAATAGATCTGCGGTCAGTCTTTCCAGTACTAGCCTTGAGTCATCCTCCCTCCTCTCAACCTAA
- a CDS encoding asparaginase, whose translation MTRGKRTQAAELEVRLLREGLVESSHHVQAVACDDRGRVLSVAGNAETATFVRSALKPFQALSITTTGTLERYNLTDRDLAIICSSHKGTIEQVRQAFNILWRSDIDPSALQCPTPEGKRSPLEYNCSGKHAGMLAVCQQRNWPLSNYLQRNHPVQKLILAKVAELLRMPAEEFIGARDDCGAPTYFLQLGQMATLYAQLASGSSLDMERIVRAMTHHPNMVAGEGEFDTEVMRLTQGELVSKSGAEGVQCIGRVGEGLGLAIKVVDGAKRAKYAAAIHILKQLGWVTPAIAETLTESFITLSSFKRLDVLGELSLI comes from the coding sequence ATGACTAGGGGAAAACGAACTCAAGCCGCTGAGCTAGAAGTTAGATTACTGCGTGAAGGTTTGGTCGAGTCCAGCCATCACGTCCAAGCTGTCGCCTGTGATGACCGAGGGCGGGTGTTGTCAGTTGCAGGCAATGCAGAAACTGCTACCTTTGTGCGTTCTGCACTCAAGCCGTTTCAGGCGCTATCTATAACCACAACGGGCACATTAGAGCGCTACAACCTGACCGATCGAGATTTAGCGATTATTTGTAGCTCGCACAAGGGCACGATTGAGCAAGTGCGGCAGGCTTTTAATATCCTGTGGCGGAGCGACATTGATCCATCGGCGCTGCAATGCCCAACTCCTGAAGGCAAGCGCAGCCCATTGGAGTACAACTGCTCTGGCAAACATGCTGGGATGCTAGCAGTCTGTCAACAACGCAACTGGCCGCTGTCTAATTATTTACAACGCAATCATCCAGTTCAGAAGTTGATTTTGGCTAAGGTTGCCGAGCTGCTCCGCATGCCAGCCGAGGAATTTATAGGTGCACGCGATGACTGTGGTGCTCCTACCTATTTCTTGCAGTTGGGACAAATGGCGACTCTCTATGCCCAGCTTGCCTCTGGCAGCAGTTTAGATATGGAGCGAATTGTCCGAGCCATGACCCATCACCCAAATATGGTGGCGGGAGAGGGCGAGTTTGACACCGAGGTCATGCGTCTGACTCAAGGCGAGTTGGTCAGCAAATCGGGTGCTGAAGGCGTGCAGTGCATTGGTCGAGTGGGTGAAGGCTTAGGGCTAGCCATTAAGGTAGTGGATGGAGCTAAGCGAGCTAAATACGCAGCAGCAATTCACATTCTGAAGCAGCTGGGTTGGGTGACACCGGCGATCGCAGAGACTCTAACCGAGAGCTTTATTACCCTGAGTTCATTCAAGCGTTTAGACGTTTTGGGTGAATTATCCCTAATTTAG